From Chryseobacterium gallinarum, one genomic window encodes:
- a CDS encoding SusC/RagA family TonB-linked outer membrane protein, protein MKNFTTVLKVAPAFLLASTIMHAQTTDSVTKEKKIEEVVLIGYGKQKKSDLTGSITSVTAKDFNGGATSAGQLIQGKTPGVQVTNNSGAPGSGTKIRIRGASSLSGENSPLIVIDGVPQDFVGVNGVSDPLALINPNDIETFDILKDASATAIYGNRASNGVILITTKKGSSGRFKVNFSTVTSLSTKMGNVDVLNAEEFRNFVNTYAPDSYKQRLGNSNTNWQDVIYQTAWGTDNNVAFTGGIKGLPYRLSLGYNEQNGIVKTNSFRRTSVGLNLNPKFFDNHLSVNVNAKGTFTDNRFVDGGVIKAATYFDPTQSVYDNTNIVPGNGGYYEWFVTEDKNGVLTNKLNGNANANPLSMLNAVRDVSSVTRGLGNIQLDYKFHFLPDLRFNVNAGYDYTKSEGHKFKDGRYKSGFDDKGSSNFYSMEKKNKLLETYLNYVKNISAINTGVDITAGYAYQDFRISIPGAITYRGNGNNVTDLDFASQNTLISFYGRAIFTIDNKYILSGSIRKDGSSRFFNGTRDNVWGVFPGVSVAWKLNEENFIKNVSAISTLKLRAGWGKTGQQELPALGINGNKPNNYPAFAAYNPSYPGAGYQFGNEFYYMFRPANYNPNLTWETTTTKNLGLDFGFSKNRITGSIDVFRKDTKDLLVYADEPAGGLSNASWQNIGDMKNEGIEGSITVIPVKTEKTTWEVSFNATHYKPIITKLKDRADESFNMEVGGIEGAAGNRIQAHAVGYAPNSFWVYQQVYDANGKPVDGAYVDRNGDGAITTKDMYYYKSTTPDAILGFSTKVSHKNWDFALSARAVLGNYVYNNAASNSSLQSASTNEYLQNVFSTAPQYKFAVPQYKSDIYVENASFLRLDNINIGYNFGEIFSKGSNLKVYGMAQNVFVITKYSGVDPEVFGGIDNGYYQMPRIYSLGFNFQF, encoded by the coding sequence GTGAAGAATTTTACAACGGTATTAAAAGTTGCGCCCGCTTTTTTATTGGCCAGTACAATAATGCATGCGCAGACAACAGACTCTGTCACAAAGGAGAAGAAGATTGAAGAAGTTGTATTGATCGGGTATGGAAAACAGAAAAAATCTGATCTTACAGGGTCTATTACTTCTGTAACGGCAAAAGACTTCAATGGAGGTGCTACTTCTGCCGGACAACTGATCCAGGGTAAAACACCGGGAGTACAGGTTACCAATAACAGTGGTGCTCCAGGGTCTGGTACTAAAATCAGGATTAGAGGGGCATCTTCTTTAAGCGGAGAAAACTCGCCCTTAATTGTAATTGATGGTGTTCCCCAGGATTTTGTAGGAGTCAATGGAGTTTCAGATCCATTAGCTTTAATTAATCCTAATGATATTGAAACATTTGATATCCTGAAAGATGCTTCAGCCACTGCAATCTATGGTAACAGAGCTTCTAACGGAGTTATTTTGATTACTACCAAAAAAGGAAGTTCCGGAAGATTTAAGGTGAATTTTTCAACAGTAACTTCCTTATCTACAAAAATGGGTAATGTGGATGTACTCAATGCTGAAGAATTCAGAAATTTTGTAAATACCTATGCTCCGGACAGCTATAAACAACGACTTGGAAATTCAAATACCAACTGGCAGGATGTTATTTACCAGACTGCATGGGGAACAGACAATAATGTTGCCTTCACAGGAGGAATTAAAGGATTGCCTTATCGTTTGTCTTTAGGATATAACGAACAAAATGGTATTGTTAAAACAAACTCATTCCGAAGAACATCCGTAGGTTTGAATTTGAATCCTAAATTCTTTGACAATCATTTATCAGTGAATGTGAATGCTAAAGGAACTTTTACTGACAACAGATTTGTGGACGGAGGAGTAATTAAAGCCGCAACCTATTTTGACCCTACACAATCCGTTTATGACAATACGAATATTGTACCGGGTAATGGAGGCTATTATGAATGGTTTGTAACAGAAGATAAAAATGGGGTTCTTACAAATAAATTGAATGGTAATGCCAATGCAAACCCCTTATCAATGCTGAATGCAGTTCGTGATGTTTCTTCGGTAACCAGAGGGCTAGGGAATATTCAATTAGATTATAAATTTCATTTTCTCCCGGATTTGCGTTTTAATGTTAATGCCGGTTATGACTATACAAAAAGTGAGGGACATAAATTTAAAGATGGAAGATACAAATCAGGCTTTGATGACAAAGGAAGCTCTAACTTCTATTCTATGGAGAAGAAAAATAAGTTGTTGGAAACCTATTTAAATTATGTCAAAAATATATCAGCAATTAACACAGGAGTAGATATTACAGCTGGATATGCCTATCAGGATTTTCGTATTTCAATTCCAGGAGCAATAACATATAGAGGAAATGGTAATAATGTGACTGACCTGGATTTTGCTTCTCAAAACACACTGATATCTTTCTATGGTAGAGCAATTTTCACTATAGATAACAAATATATCTTATCAGGGTCTATTCGTAAAGATGGTTCATCAAGATTCTTTAACGGAACCAGAGATAATGTATGGGGTGTTTTCCCGGGAGTTTCTGTAGCCTGGAAACTCAATGAAGAAAACTTCATTAAAAATGTATCAGCCATCAGTACTTTAAAGCTGAGAGCAGGATGGGGTAAAACAGGGCAACAGGAATTGCCTGCACTGGGAATTAACGGTAATAAGCCTAATAATTACCCGGCTTTTGCAGCTTACAATCCTAGTTATCCGGGAGCCGGTTATCAGTTCGGAAACGAATTTTATTATATGTTCAGACCGGCTAATTACAATCCAAACCTTACCTGGGAAACAACTACTACGAAAAACTTAGGGTTAGATTTTGGATTTAGTAAAAACAGGATTACAGGTTCCATTGATGTGTTTAGAAAAGATACCAAAGATCTTCTTGTATATGCGGATGAACCTGCAGGAGGTTTAAGTAATGCAAGCTGGCAGAACATCGGTGATATGAAGAATGAAGGTATTGAAGGAAGTATTACGGTAATCCCTGTTAAAACTGAAAAAACAACCTGGGAAGTAAGCTTTAATGCGACCCATTACAAACCTATTATTACAAAATTAAAAGACCGGGCAGATGAATCATTTAATATGGAAGTCGGAGGGATAGAAGGAGCGGCTGGAAACAGAATCCAGGCTCATGCTGTAGGATATGCCCCTAATTCATTCTGGGTATACCAGCAGGTATATGATGCCAACGGGAAGCCGGTTGATGGTGCATATGTAGACAGAAACGGAGATGGAGCAATCACTACAAAAGACATGTATTATTATAAATCGACTACCCCTGATGCTATTTTAGGTTTCTCTACTAAAGTCTCTCACAAAAACTGGGATTTTGCATTAAGCGCAAGGGCTGTATTAGGAAATTATGTGTATAATAATGCAGCATCAAACAGCTCTCTGCAGTCGGCTTCTACAAATGAGTACCTTCAGAATGTATTTTCAACGGCACCACAGTATAAGTTTGCTGTTCCTCAGTATAAATCCGATATTTATGTGGAGAATGCCTCATTCCTGAGATTAGACAATATCAATATCGGCTACAACTTTGGTGAAATTTTCTCTAAAGGAAGCAATCTGAAAGTATATGGAATGGCACAGAATGTTTTTGTCATTACTAAATACTCAGGAGTAGATCCTGAAGTGTTTGGTGGAATAGACAATGGTTACTATCAAATGCCTAGAATTTATTCCTTAGGCTTTAACTTTCAATTTTAA
- a CDS encoding RagB/SusD family nutrient uptake outer membrane protein codes for MRLNKIKLKNIVLPLSAVFLLTATSCVKDLEREPITDVTSASVYKDFANYKNILAKLYGGLAMGGQISGDGDQPDSDINGINGGFSQYTRLLYNLNVVTTDEAVIGWNDGNLHTLHKMTWDASNEFIAAMYYRVFTEIAYCNEFLRNVTDEKLASNGISGDNLTQAKLMRAEARFLRAQSYYHAIDMFGNVPFVDESYMPGSKNPPQRIERKALFNFIESELLAVANELKDPRTNEYGRADKAAVWSLLAKLYLNAEVYTGTQRNTDCITYCNKVIAAGYSLKPKYDELFLADNNVNNPEQILSVNFDGINTQTNGGTTYMVHAAVGGTMPSSDFGINVGWGGLRTTKAFVGLFPANGSDKRGRFYTSGQNLEINDLGSFNDGYAFIKYKNIKSNGSAGAHNNWVEADIPLYRLADIYLMYAEAVLRGGAGGNQATAIGYINQLRERAYGNTNGNVSSINLDFILDERARELSWEMTRRSDLIRFNRFTTGDYLWPWKGNVKDGKAVESYRNLFPIPAKDIVANPNLIQNPGY; via the coding sequence ATGAGACTCAATAAGATCAAACTTAAAAATATAGTATTACCTCTTTCTGCAGTATTTTTATTAACTGCAACTTCATGTGTTAAAGATCTTGAAAGAGAGCCGATTACAGACGTTACTTCAGCAAGCGTTTATAAGGATTTTGCCAATTATAAAAATATCCTGGCAAAGCTTTACGGAGGATTAGCCATGGGAGGACAAATCAGTGGAGACGGGGACCAGCCGGATAGCGATATTAATGGAATCAATGGTGGATTCTCCCAGTATACAAGACTATTGTACAACCTGAACGTAGTGACAACTGATGAAGCTGTAATCGGGTGGAACGATGGAAACCTTCATACCCTTCACAAAATGACATGGGATGCTTCCAATGAGTTCATTGCAGCAATGTATTACAGGGTATTTACAGAAATTGCTTATTGTAATGAATTTCTGAGAAATGTGACGGATGAAAAATTAGCATCCAATGGGATTTCCGGAGATAATCTTACCCAGGCAAAACTGATGAGAGCTGAAGCTCGTTTCCTGAGAGCACAATCATATTACCATGCGATTGATATGTTCGGAAACGTACCTTTTGTAGATGAATCCTATATGCCGGGCTCTAAAAATCCCCCTCAGAGAATAGAAAGAAAAGCTTTATTTAATTTTATCGAATCTGAACTTCTTGCCGTAGCCAATGAACTAAAAGATCCCAGAACCAATGAATACGGAAGAGCAGATAAAGCCGCCGTATGGTCTTTACTGGCAAAATTATATTTAAATGCTGAGGTGTATACAGGAACCCAGAGAAATACAGACTGTATCACTTATTGTAATAAAGTAATTGCAGCTGGTTATTCTTTAAAACCTAAGTACGATGAGCTTTTCCTTGCAGATAATAATGTTAATAATCCGGAGCAGATCCTGAGCGTAAACTTTGATGGAATCAATACACAGACCAACGGGGGAACAACTTATATGGTGCATGCTGCGGTTGGAGGAACAATGCCTTCTTCTGATTTCGGGATCAATGTTGGATGGGGTGGTTTAAGAACTACAAAGGCTTTTGTAGGCCTGTTTCCAGCTAACGGAAGTGATAAAAGAGGAAGATTCTATACATCTGGACAGAATTTGGAAATCAATGATCTTGGGTCTTTCAATGATGGATATGCATTTATCAAATACAAAAACATTAAAAGCAATGGATCAGCTGGAGCTCATAACAACTGGGTAGAAGCAGATATTCCGTTATATCGTTTAGCAGATATCTACCTGATGTATGCAGAAGCTGTACTTAGAGGAGGTGCCGGCGGAAATCAGGCTACTGCCATTGGATATATTAACCAGCTCAGAGAACGTGCTTATGGCAATACAAACGGCAACGTATCTTCTATCAATCTTGATTTTATTTTAGATGAAAGAGCAAGAGAATTGTCATGGGAAATGACCCGGAGAAGTGATCTTATCCGTTTCAACAGGTTTACAACAGGAGATTATCTATGGCCATGGAAAGGAAATGTAAAAGACGGTAAAGCCGTGGAAAGCTATAGAAATCTATTCCCGATACCGGCTAAAGACATTGTTGCGAATCCTAACCTGATTCAGAATCCCGGATATTAA